One genomic segment of Stenotrophomonas sp. 704A1 includes these proteins:
- a CDS encoding AI-2E family transporter encodes MSESLLSPSAAEPDEAPPPPPPARPRGPMSLVVLATLAVAYTLWAAQDIILPVLLAMFFALVGNPILRFLRRLWIPRAVGALLVLGAGLGVTTALSVQLIGPAMDWAQEAPQQLRKVARQVQDLTKPVQQANQAAENFARVAGGDGNRKVQVIRTQLDDPYRMLTRAPRLAASVLAVVLLTLFFMIYGQSLQRAAIALFPNRQQQRFTSDILRSIEHEVSRYVLTISVINTLVGLLLAGVLMLLGIGLQEALLWGTVAALLNFAPYVGPLIGVALMLLMGFVEFRDPLQALLPAAAYLALHTLEGQLVTPIVLGRQMKLSPLVLILALMLFGWAWGMIGLLLAVPLLVCIKLVLARLDGMQGWARLLE; translated from the coding sequence ATGAGCGAGTCCCTGTTGTCCCCCTCGGCCGCCGAACCGGACGAAGCGCCGCCCCCGCCTCCGCCCGCGCGTCCGCGTGGCCCGATGTCGCTGGTGGTGCTGGCCACCCTGGCGGTGGCCTACACCCTGTGGGCCGCGCAGGACATCATTCTGCCGGTGCTGCTGGCGATGTTCTTCGCCCTGGTCGGCAACCCGATCCTGCGCTTCCTGCGCCGCCTGTGGATTCCGCGTGCGGTCGGTGCGCTGCTGGTCCTGGGTGCCGGCCTGGGCGTGACCACCGCCCTGAGCGTGCAGCTGATCGGCCCGGCCATGGACTGGGCCCAGGAAGCACCGCAGCAGCTGCGCAAGGTCGCCCGCCAGGTGCAGGACCTGACCAAGCCGGTGCAGCAGGCCAATCAGGCAGCGGAGAATTTCGCACGCGTGGCCGGGGGTGACGGTAACCGCAAGGTGCAGGTGATCCGCACCCAGCTCGATGACCCCTACCGCATGCTGACCCGCGCACCGCGGCTGGCTGCGTCGGTGCTGGCCGTGGTGCTGCTGACGCTGTTCTTCATGATCTACGGGCAGAGCCTGCAGCGCGCGGCCATCGCGTTGTTCCCGAACCGGCAGCAGCAGCGCTTCACCAGTGACATCCTGCGTTCGATCGAACACGAGGTGTCGCGCTACGTGCTGACCATCAGCGTGATCAATACGCTGGTCGGCCTGCTGCTGGCCGGGGTCCTGATGCTGCTGGGCATCGGCCTGCAGGAGGCCCTGCTGTGGGGCACGGTGGCGGCACTGCTGAACTTCGCGCCCTACGTGGGCCCGTTGATCGGCGTGGCGCTGATGCTGCTGATGGGCTTTGTCGAGTTCCGCGATCCGCTGCAGGCGCTGCTGCCGGCAGCGGCCTACCTGGCCCTGCATACGCTGGAGGGTCAGCTGGTAACGCCGATCGTCCTGGGCCGGCAGATGAAGCTGTCACCCCTGGTGCTGATCCTGGCGCTGATGCTGTTCGGCTGGGCCTGGGGCATGATCGGCCTGCTGCTGGCGGTGCCGCTGCTGGTCTGCATCAAGCTGGTGCTGGCACGCCTGGACGGCATGCAGGGCTGGGCACGGCTGCTGGAATGA
- a CDS encoding DUF1456 family protein, with protein MINNDVLRSVRYSLDLGDHHVVTLCQMADPAFAVDIEQAKAWLLREDEPGFQPMSDGALAHFLDGLIVHLRGRDESQPQRAVETRIDNNLVLKKLRVAFQLRDVDLMEIFASVGFKVSKSELGALFRQPGHNNYRRCLDQMLRNFLKGLSLRLRG; from the coding sequence ATGATCAACAATGATGTACTGCGCAGCGTGCGCTACTCCCTGGACCTTGGCGACCACCATGTGGTGACCCTGTGCCAGATGGCCGACCCCGCCTTCGCGGTGGACATCGAACAGGCCAAGGCCTGGCTGCTGCGCGAGGACGAGCCCGGTTTCCAGCCGATGAGTGACGGTGCGCTGGCGCACTTCCTCGACGGACTGATCGTGCACCTGCGCGGCCGCGACGAGAGCCAGCCGCAGCGGGCGGTGGAAACCCGCATCGACAACAACCTGGTGCTGAAGAAGCTGCGCGTGGCGTTCCAGTTGCGGGATGTCGACCTGATGGAGATCTTCGCCAGCGTCGGCTTCAAGGTGTCCAAGTCCGAGCTGGGAGCGTTGTTCCGCCAACCTGGCCACAACAACTACCGGCGCTGCCTGGACCAGATGCTGCGCAACTTTCTCAAGGGCCTGAGCCTGCGCCTGCGCGGCTGA
- a CDS encoding OmpO family porin gives MKNSLIALALAAALPFTASAAENLSYNYAEADYAKTDVDGVKADGWGVKGSYGFLPNFHAFGEYSRQEVDHTNIKVDQWKVGAGYNVEIAPSTDFVARVAYQKFDQKHGLDFNGYSAEAGIRTAFGAHAEVYGLVGYEDYSKKHGIDIDSQWYGRLGGQVKLNQNWGLNGELKMNRHGDKEYTVGPRFSW, from the coding sequence ATGAAGAATTCGCTGATTGCTCTGGCCCTGGCCGCTGCCCTGCCGTTCACCGCTTCGGCCGCCGAGAACCTGTCCTACAACTACGCCGAAGCTGACTACGCCAAGACCGACGTTGACGGCGTCAAGGCTGATGGTTGGGGCGTCAAGGGTTCCTATGGCTTCCTGCCGAACTTCCACGCTTTCGGTGAGTACAGCCGCCAGGAAGTCGACCACACCAACATCAAGGTTGACCAGTGGAAGGTCGGTGCCGGCTACAACGTCGAAATCGCACCGTCGACCGACTTCGTTGCCCGCGTTGCCTACCAGAAGTTCGACCAGAAGCACGGCCTGGACTTCAACGGCTACAGCGCCGAAGCCGGCATCCGCACCGCATTCGGTGCCCACGCTGAGGTCTACGGCCTGGTCGGTTACGAAGACTACTCCAAGAAGCACGGCATCGACATCGACAGCCAGTGGTACGGCCGCCTGGGTGGTCAGGTCAAGCTGAACCAGAACTGGGGCCTGAACGGCGAGCTGAAGATGAACCGTCACGGCGACAAGGAATACACCGTCGGTCCGCGCTTCAGCTGGTAA
- a CDS encoding histone, producing the protein MSNGNGVSVVTDAVENVKETATNVGETIAHAAEDAVTSVKKTVKRARKAATTRVAKAKKAVAKVEKTVAKKAEKAAKSVGKTVAKAKQKLEAAKKNAKAEAAALKKEVAKKKAAAGKAVTKKAAAAKKTTKAATKAAGKKVATVKKAATKKVATAKKAVAKKAVAKKTVAARKVAGKKTVAAKKVVGKKPVAAKKVVGKKTAAAKKVVGKKTAAAKKVVGKKTAAAKKVVGKKTAVAKKAVGKKVAATRKTVAKKAAPLKKVATSKAPAKKAVRKAAKRK; encoded by the coding sequence ATGAGCAACGGTAATGGTGTGTCGGTCGTGACCGACGCCGTCGAGAACGTGAAAGAAACCGCCACCAACGTCGGCGAGACCATCGCCCACGCCGCCGAAGACGCAGTGACGTCGGTCAAGAAGACCGTCAAGCGCGCCCGCAAGGCTGCCACCACCCGCGTCGCCAAGGCCAAGAAGGCCGTGGCCAAGGTCGAGAAGACCGTTGCCAAGAAGGCCGAGAAGGCTGCCAAGTCGGTCGGCAAGACCGTCGCCAAGGCGAAGCAGAAGCTGGAAGCGGCCAAGAAGAATGCCAAGGCCGAAGCCGCTGCCCTGAAGAAGGAAGTGGCCAAGAAGAAGGCCGCGGCCGGCAAGGCCGTGACCAAGAAGGCTGCTGCTGCCAAGAAGACCACCAAGGCCGCCACCAAGGCTGCCGGCAAGAAGGTCGCGACCGTGAAGAAGGCCGCCACCAAGAAGGTTGCGACCGCCAAGAAGGCCGTGGCCAAGAAGGCGGTTGCCAAGAAGACCGTCGCTGCCAGGAAGGTTGCTGGCAAGAAGACGGTTGCTGCCAAGAAGGTCGTCGGCAAGAAGCCGGTCGCCGCCAAGAAGGTGGTCGGCAAGAAGACTGCGGCCGCCAAGAAGGTCGTCGGCAAGAAGACCGCGGCTGCCAAGAAGGTCGTCGGCAAGAAGACCGCGGCTGCCAAGAAGGTGGTCGGCAAGAAGACTGCTGTCGCCAAGAAGGCCGTCGGCAAGAAGGTTGCCGCGACCCGCAAGACCGTTGCCAAGAAGGCTGCGCCGCTGAAGAAGGTCGCCACCAGCAAGGCGCCGGCCAAGAAGGCCGTGCGCAAGGCCGCCAAGCGCAAGTAA
- a CDS encoding DUF1428 domain-containing protein: MSYIDGFVLAVPTANKEKFLAHARAGDVVFIEYGALRVVECWGDDVPHGKTTDFFGAVKATPDETVVFSWIEWPDKATRDAGMQKMMEDPRLDPTKNPMPFDGARMIYGGFTPIYELKR; this comes from the coding sequence ATGAGTTACATCGATGGTTTCGTACTGGCGGTGCCCACTGCCAACAAGGAAAAATTCCTCGCCCACGCCCGCGCTGGCGACGTGGTGTTCATCGAGTACGGTGCGCTCCGCGTGGTCGAGTGCTGGGGCGATGACGTGCCGCACGGAAAGACCACCGACTTCTTCGGCGCGGTGAAGGCCACGCCGGACGAAACGGTGGTGTTCTCCTGGATCGAGTGGCCGGACAAGGCCACCCGCGATGCCGGCATGCAGAAGATGATGGAAGACCCGCGACTGGATCCGACGAAGAATCCGATGCCGTTCGATGGTGCGCGGATGATCTACGGTGGGTTCACGCCGATCTACGAGCTCAAACGCTGA
- a CDS encoding TorF family putative porin encodes MNNKGKIATGGLVVAGLLAAASVQAQVQASGTAALTSDYVWRGSSQSDGDPAVQASARIALASGWYASVWGSNVSFRPDNGARSEFDLVAGWSGELASDWSLDANLTRYVYPGTGRSLDWTELSATASWKQRLWLQLAHSSDALAGGQRGTYAQLGARLPLGERLRLEAAVGHYWLDRVQGPDYLHGQLSAIATLGPGWELRATVHDTDSAARRLFPGNAGGRWEVALQRSF; translated from the coding sequence GTGAACAACAAGGGGAAGATCGCCACCGGTGGGCTCGTGGTGGCAGGGCTGCTGGCTGCGGCCAGCGTACAGGCGCAGGTGCAGGCCAGTGGTACGGCGGCACTGACCAGCGACTATGTGTGGCGGGGCAGTTCGCAGAGCGATGGCGATCCGGCGGTGCAGGCCAGCGCCCGCATCGCGCTCGCCTCCGGCTGGTACGCCAGCGTGTGGGGATCGAACGTGTCGTTCCGCCCGGACAACGGCGCACGCAGTGAGTTCGACCTGGTCGCTGGCTGGTCCGGCGAGCTGGCAAGCGACTGGTCACTGGATGCGAACCTGACCCGCTACGTGTACCCGGGCACGGGCCGCTCGCTGGACTGGACCGAACTGTCGGCCACCGCCAGCTGGAAACAGCGCCTGTGGTTGCAGCTTGCCCATTCCAGCGATGCGCTGGCCGGCGGCCAGCGCGGCACCTATGCACAACTGGGGGCCCGCCTGCCGCTGGGCGAGCGCCTGCGGCTGGAGGCGGCGGTCGGCCATTACTGGCTGGACCGCGTGCAGGGTCCGGACTACCTGCATGGGCAACTGAGCGCCATCGCCACGCTGGGCCCGGGCTGGGAACTGCGCGCCACCGTGCACGACACCGACAGCGCCGCCCGCCGCCTGTTCCCGGGCAATGCGGGTGGGCGCTGGGAAGTCGCCCTGCAGCGCAGTTTCTAA
- a CDS encoding protein sip-5, whose product MKFGALQRRVKRCEQVVTVRMGETQDNWSVLSQVWRQGWSPLRIVVVGLAGGFIAGKLEVPGKVNGARWLQMVGSVSNLFASGQAAFAAAMAAHAADTADEAADTADEAAGQMAPGAATGPAPARAAAPDAEPELREPLPAEAATDVSER is encoded by the coding sequence ATGAAGTTCGGAGCACTGCAGCGGCGGGTCAAGCGCTGCGAACAGGTGGTGACCGTACGCATGGGCGAAACCCAGGACAACTGGAGCGTGCTCAGCCAGGTCTGGCGCCAGGGCTGGTCGCCACTGCGCATCGTGGTGGTCGGCCTGGCCGGTGGCTTCATTGCCGGCAAGCTGGAAGTGCCGGGCAAGGTCAACGGCGCACGCTGGCTGCAGATGGTCGGTTCGGTGTCCAACCTGTTCGCCAGCGGCCAGGCGGCTTTTGCCGCGGCGATGGCCGCACACGCCGCCGATACCGCCGATGAGGCGGCCGACACCGCCGATGAAGCCGCCGGGCAGATGGCCCCCGGTGCTGCGACCGGCCCGGCGCCGGCGCGCGCAGCGGCGCCGGACGCCGAGCCCGAACTGCGGGAGCCTCTGCCGGCCGAGGCAGCCACCGACGTCTCCGAACGTTGA
- a CDS encoding LysR family transcriptional regulator, protein MNLKQLEFAIALAEEGNFTRAAARCHVVQSALSHQIAHLEQELGTPLFERLPRRVRTTAAGDALLVHARQVQASLRHLRADVAAVSGEVRGLLAIGQISSLTGIDVVAMLAAFQREHPQVEFQLRVDKSETLLEQVQSRALDVAVVGLAPSADLGGVCHRMLQEQDLVAVLSPQHRLAGRRRLPLAALQDEALVDFPRGTGARRQTDDAFAAAGLPHAVRFEVNLMELVERFVRHGLAVGIVPVPVAEGFEGVVRVPLQPTPTRRVHLVWQRLPTPAARAFVDAVLSRAGAGSGP, encoded by the coding sequence GTGAATCTCAAACAGCTCGAGTTCGCCATCGCCCTGGCCGAGGAAGGCAATTTCACCCGCGCGGCCGCGCGCTGCCATGTGGTGCAGTCCGCGCTGAGTCACCAGATCGCCCATCTCGAACAGGAACTGGGCACGCCCTTGTTCGAACGGCTGCCACGCCGGGTGCGCACGACCGCCGCCGGCGACGCGCTGCTGGTGCACGCGCGGCAGGTGCAGGCCAGCCTGCGTCATCTGCGTGCCGATGTTGCAGCGGTGAGCGGCGAGGTACGCGGGCTGCTGGCGATCGGCCAGATCTCATCGCTGACCGGCATCGACGTGGTGGCGATGCTGGCCGCGTTCCAGCGCGAACACCCGCAGGTCGAGTTCCAGCTGCGGGTGGACAAGAGCGAGACCCTGCTCGAGCAGGTGCAGTCGCGTGCGTTGGACGTGGCCGTAGTGGGGCTGGCGCCGTCGGCTGACCTGGGCGGCGTCTGCCATCGGATGCTGCAGGAGCAAGACCTGGTTGCGGTGCTGTCACCGCAGCACCGCCTGGCCGGACGCCGGCGGCTGCCGCTGGCAGCGTTGCAGGATGAGGCACTGGTCGATTTCCCGCGCGGTACTGGTGCGCGCCGGCAGACCGATGATGCGTTCGCGGCGGCAGGCCTGCCGCACGCGGTGCGCTTCGAGGTCAACCTGATGGAACTGGTGGAGCGTTTCGTCCGCCACGGGCTGGCGGTGGGCATCGTACCGGTGCCGGTTGCCGAGGGCTTCGAGGGGGTGGTGCGGGTGCCGCTGCAGCCGACCCCGACCCGGCGCGTGCACCTGGTGTGGCAGCGACTGCCGACCCCCGCCGCCCGTGCCTTCGTCGACGCCGTGCTCAGCCGCGCAGGCGCAGGCTCAGGCCCTTGA
- a CDS encoding response regulator transcription factor: MPPVLPPLLPDRPRRLALLDPHPVLRLGVEVLLRQHSSIHVHGSYADPRDLLALLRHDPECIDLLVTDALPLGDLGNGVALLRELSRHWPSLPVLVLSAHCNASTVTTAMQAGARGFLSKATTPQTLLRAVEVVARGGRFLPPELREQLHRSRSRWLPATPSLAPLSVREREVLRLVLQGCSTGEMARRFQRSASTISTQKKTAYRKLGIRSDGDLFRIRHLLEYG, from the coding sequence ATGCCGCCTGTCCTTCCCCCGCTGCTTCCCGACAGGCCGCGTCGCCTGGCGTTGCTGGATCCGCATCCGGTGCTGCGGCTGGGCGTGGAAGTGCTGCTGCGCCAGCACAGCAGCATCCATGTGCACGGCAGCTATGCCGACCCACGCGATCTGCTGGCACTGCTGCGGCATGATCCCGAATGCATCGATCTGCTGGTGACCGACGCGCTGCCGCTCGGCGATCTGGGCAACGGGGTGGCACTGCTGCGCGAGTTGTCGCGGCATTGGCCCAGCCTGCCGGTCCTGGTGTTGTCCGCGCACTGCAATGCCAGCACCGTGACCACGGCGATGCAGGCCGGTGCCCGCGGCTTCCTGTCCAAGGCGACCACCCCGCAGACGCTGCTGCGTGCGGTGGAGGTGGTTGCGCGCGGCGGCCGTTTCCTGCCGCCGGAACTGCGCGAGCAGTTGCACCGCTCACGCTCGCGATGGTTGCCGGCGACGCCGTCGCTGGCACCGCTGAGCGTGCGTGAGCGCGAAGTGCTGCGGCTGGTGCTGCAGGGCTGCAGCACCGGCGAAATGGCGCGGCGCTTCCAGCGCTCGGCCAGCACCATCAGTACGCAGAAGAAGACCGCCTACCGCAAGCTGGGTATCCGCAGCGATGGCGACCTGTTCCGGATCCGCCACCTGCTCGAGTACGGCTGA
- a CDS encoding phage holin family protein, which yields MSEESKQAPDPAATPPLDESIRQVGAAGKAAADSAKHTLRSLRRLASADFALARSAFGRALAWAGVGIVFGASAWLLMAATLIALLQSWGLSWLQALLITSLLSLAVTGYAIWRVSYFFHHTGMHATRRQLSKLGLFDEPSEDDPDAGVQLPEGKP from the coding sequence GTGAGCGAAGAGTCCAAGCAAGCCCCCGATCCAGCGGCGACCCCGCCGCTGGACGAGAGCATCCGCCAGGTCGGCGCGGCCGGCAAGGCCGCCGCCGATTCTGCCAAGCACACGCTGCGCTCGCTGCGCAGGTTGGCATCGGCCGACTTCGCGCTGGCCCGCAGCGCGTTCGGGCGGGCACTGGCGTGGGCGGGCGTCGGCATCGTATTCGGGGCCTCCGCCTGGCTGCTGATGGCCGCCACCCTCATCGCCCTGCTGCAGAGCTGGGGGCTGAGCTGGCTGCAGGCCCTGCTGATCACCTCGCTGCTGAGCCTGGCGGTGACCGGTTACGCGATCTGGCGGGTGTCCTACTTCTTCCACCACACCGGCATGCACGCCACCCGGCGTCAGCTGTCCAAGCTGGGCCTGTTCGACGAGCCCAGCGAGGACGATCCCGATGCCGGGGTGCAGTTGCCGGAGGGCAAGCCATGA
- a CDS encoding Do family serine endopeptidase, translated as MRPLPTLLTLAIAAAFGGFVATGVNAHLDNRADAAPLPAALPTAAALPASVAGQAVPSLAPMLEKAMPAVVSVNTKQVVRVRNPFFNDPFFRRLFPDIPQERINESLGSGVIIDATEGLVLTNHHVIDNADDVQVTLADGRTVKAEFLGSDRDTDIALIRIPAQNLTDIKLGNSDQLRVGDFVVAIGNPFGFSQTVTSGIVSAVGRSGIRGLGYQNFIQTDASINPGNSGGALVNLQGQLVGINTASFNPQGSMAGNIGLGLAIPSNLARSVVDQLVKHGVVVRGTLGIESQNLSAQIAQGLGLGETRGALVTRVLAGSAGAAAGLKPGDVVVSANGQRVDSAEALHNVEGLAAVGSVLTLDVRREGKPLQIKATLKEQARAVNGESLDPRLSGATFVDLPESLRQSGVGGVLVSEVKRGSRAAGNGLQQGDIITEATVGEFADLASWRANFQQRPPTLVLRILRNNGQQQGQLVMR; from the coding sequence ATGCGACCGCTTCCCACCCTGCTCACGCTCGCCATTGCCGCTGCCTTCGGCGGCTTCGTCGCCACCGGCGTCAATGCGCATCTGGACAACCGGGCCGACGCCGCGCCGCTGCCGGCTGCGCTGCCCACTGCTGCCGCACTGCCGGCGTCGGTCGCCGGGCAGGCGGTGCCGTCCCTGGCGCCGATGCTGGAAAAAGCGATGCCGGCCGTGGTCAGCGTCAACACCAAGCAGGTGGTACGGGTACGCAATCCGTTCTTCAACGACCCGTTCTTCCGCCGCCTGTTCCCGGACATTCCGCAGGAGCGGATCAACGAGTCACTCGGTTCGGGCGTCATCATCGATGCCACCGAAGGCCTGGTGCTGACCAACCACCACGTCATCGACAACGCCGATGACGTCCAGGTGACACTGGCCGATGGGCGCACGGTGAAGGCCGAGTTCCTCGGCTCGGACCGCGACACCGACATCGCGCTGATCCGCATCCCCGCGCAGAACCTGACCGACATCAAGCTGGGCAACAGCGACCAGCTGCGGGTCGGTGACTTCGTGGTGGCCATCGGCAACCCGTTCGGTTTCAGCCAGACGGTGACCTCGGGCATCGTCTCGGCGGTCGGCCGCAGCGGCATCCGCGGCCTGGGCTACCAGAACTTCATCCAGACCGACGCGTCGATCAACCCGGGCAATTCCGGCGGCGCACTGGTGAACCTGCAGGGCCAGCTGGTGGGCATCAACACGGCCAGCTTCAACCCGCAGGGCAGCATGGCCGGCAACATCGGCCTGGGCCTGGCGATTCCGTCCAACCTGGCCCGCAGCGTGGTCGACCAGCTGGTCAAGCACGGCGTGGTGGTGCGCGGCACGCTGGGCATCGAAAGCCAGAACCTGAGCGCGCAGATCGCGCAGGGCCTGGGCCTGGGCGAAACCCGGGGTGCGCTGGTCACCCGGGTGCTGGCCGGTTCGGCCGGTGCTGCCGCCGGGCTGAAGCCGGGCGACGTGGTGGTGTCGGCCAACGGCCAGCGCGTGGACAGCGCCGAGGCGCTGCACAACGTGGAAGGCCTGGCTGCGGTGGGCAGCGTGCTGACCCTGGACGTGCGCCGCGAAGGCAAGCCGCTGCAGATCAAGGCCACGCTGAAGGAGCAGGCACGCGCGGTCAACGGCGAGAGCCTGGACCCGCGCCTGAGCGGTGCCACCTTCGTCGACCTGCCCGAATCCCTGCGCCAGTCCGGCGTGGGCGGGGTGCTGGTCAGCGAGGTCAAGCGCGGCAGCCGCGCCGCCGGCAATGGCCTGCAGCAGGGCGACATCATCACCGAGGCCACGGTGGGTGAATTCGCCGACCTGGCCAGCTGGCGGGCCAACTTCCAGCAGCGCCCGCCGACCCTGGTGCTGCGCATCCTGCGCAACAATGGCCAGCAGCAGGGCCAGCTGGTGATGCGCTGA
- a CDS encoding DUF6165 family protein, whose protein sequence is MDAILTPVSIGELIDKITILEIKAERIDDAAKLANVQTELGGLLPLLQQQLDAQPALAALKAQLKTINERMWDIQDQLRDKEAAQVFDDAFVQLARGVYGTNGERVQVKNEINRVAGSALVEEKQYQGE, encoded by the coding sequence GTGGACGCCATCCTGACCCCGGTATCGATCGGCGAGCTGATCGACAAGATCACCATTCTCGAGATCAAGGCCGAGCGCATCGACGATGCCGCCAAGCTGGCCAATGTGCAGACCGAACTCGGTGGCCTGCTGCCGCTGCTGCAGCAGCAGCTGGACGCGCAGCCGGCACTGGCCGCGCTGAAGGCGCAGCTGAAGACCATCAACGAACGCATGTGGGACATCCAGGACCAGCTGCGCGACAAGGAAGCAGCGCAGGTGTTCGACGATGCGTTCGTGCAGCTGGCACGCGGTGTCTACGGCACCAACGGCGAGCGCGTGCAGGTGAAGAACGAGATCAACCGCGTCGCGGGTTCGGCGCTGGTCGAGGAGAAGCAGTACCAGGGCGAGTAA
- a CDS encoding MFS transporter gives MSPSLPPLQRWQILLMAVATGVAVASNYYAQPLLHTIADAFNVPFSQVGMVVTAAQLSYAAGLILLVPLGDLFERRRLIVVMSLLSASGLVISACAPSLPWLLVGTAITGLFSVVAQVLVPFAATLAAPEHRGRVVGTLMSGLLLGILLARTVAGLLSSLGDWRLVYAIAAATLVLTALALQRGLPRFHHSAGLGYFALLRSIGTLFLQEPVLRRRTLLGACSFAMFAIFWTPLAFLLAEPPYAYSDATIGLFGLVGAAGTLAAGLAGRMSDRGQSGRATAIALVMLLLSWLPLGLSAQSLLALLLGVVVLDLAAQLLHVSNQNVIYALQPDARNRLNAGYMTGYFIGGSLGSLLSAQVYQHAGWTGVCVAGTAVAVLALLLWLPEAWRARRAAAAG, from the coding sequence GTGAGCCCTTCCCTTCCCCCCCTGCAGCGTTGGCAGATCCTGCTGATGGCGGTCGCCACCGGCGTGGCGGTGGCCAGCAACTACTACGCGCAGCCGCTGCTGCATACGATCGCCGATGCCTTCAACGTGCCCTTCAGCCAGGTCGGCATGGTGGTGACCGCGGCGCAGCTGAGCTATGCCGCCGGCCTGATCCTGCTGGTGCCGCTGGGTGACCTGTTCGAACGCCGCCGCCTGATCGTGGTGATGAGCCTGTTGTCCGCCAGCGGGCTGGTGATCAGTGCGTGCGCGCCGTCGCTGCCCTGGCTGCTGGTGGGTACGGCGATCACCGGTCTGTTCTCGGTGGTGGCGCAGGTGCTGGTGCCGTTCGCGGCCACCCTGGCCGCACCGGAACACCGGGGCCGTGTGGTGGGCACCCTGATGAGCGGGCTGCTGCTGGGCATCCTGCTGGCGCGCACCGTGGCCGGCCTGCTGTCCAGCCTGGGCGACTGGCGCCTGGTCTACGCGATCGCCGCCGCCACCCTGGTGTTGACCGCGCTGGCCCTGCAGCGTGGCCTGCCACGCTTCCACCACAGCGCCGGTCTGGGCTATTTCGCGCTGTTGCGGTCGATCGGCACGCTGTTCCTGCAGGAACCGGTGCTGCGCCGACGCACGCTGCTGGGCGCGTGCAGCTTTGCCATGTTCGCGATCTTCTGGACCCCGTTGGCGTTCCTGCTGGCGGAGCCACCCTACGCCTACAGCGATGCCACCATCGGCCTGTTCGGGCTGGTCGGTGCCGCCGGCACGCTGGCCGCCGGGCTGGCAGGCCGCATGTCCGATCGTGGCCAGAGCGGACGGGCCACCGCCATCGCGCTGGTGATGCTGCTGCTGTCCTGGTTGCCGCTGGGGTTGTCGGCGCAGTCGCTGCTGGCCCTGCTGTTGGGCGTGGTGGTGCTCGACCTGGCCGCGCAGCTGCTGCACGTCAGCAACCAGAACGTGATCTATGCGCTGCAGCCGGACGCACGCAACCGGCTCAATGCCGGCTACATGACCGGCTACTTCATCGGTGGCTCGCTGGGTTCGCTGCTCTCGGCACAGGTCTACCAGCACGCCGGCTGGACCGGCGTGTGCGTGGCCGGTACCGCGGTGGCGGTACTGGCACTTCTGCTCTGGCTGCCGGAGGCCTGGCGCGCGCGCAGGGCGGCAGCCGCCGGTTAG
- a CDS encoding SDR family NAD(P)-dependent oxidoreductase yields MTRTVLITGATSGFGAAAVHRFAQAGWKVIATGRRSERLQPLVERYGRDVVHAAVFDMRDPVAMEAALLALPPAFGDIDLLVNNAGLAQGTAPAQSASLKDWTTMIDTNITALVTLTHRLLPLLVERKGAIINISSVAGVYPYPGGNAYGGTKAFVSQFSLGLRSDLHGTGVRVTTIEPGMAETEFTVVRTHGDQAASDKLYTGANPMTADDIAEQIFWVASLPPHLNINRLELMPVSQSFAGFQVAREG; encoded by the coding sequence ATGACCCGCACCGTCCTGATTACCGGCGCCACTTCCGGCTTCGGCGCTGCTGCCGTCCACCGCTTCGCCCAGGCGGGCTGGAAAGTGATTGCCACCGGCCGCCGCAGTGAGCGCCTGCAGCCGCTGGTCGAACGCTATGGCAGGGACGTGGTGCACGCGGCGGTGTTCGACATGCGTGATCCGGTGGCCATGGAAGCGGCACTGCTGGCCCTGCCGCCGGCGTTCGGTGACATCGATCTGCTGGTCAACAACGCCGGCCTGGCGCAGGGCACCGCACCGGCGCAGAGCGCCAGCCTGAAAGACTGGACGACGATGATCGACACCAACATCACCGCGCTGGTGACCCTGACCCACCGGCTGCTGCCACTGCTGGTCGAGCGCAAGGGCGCGATCATCAACATCTCATCGGTGGCCGGCGTCTACCCGTATCCGGGTGGCAATGCCTACGGCGGCACCAAGGCCTTCGTCAGCCAGTTCTCGCTGGGCCTGCGCTCGGACCTGCATGGCACCGGCGTACGCGTGACCACGATCGAGCCAGGCATGGCCGAAACCGAATTCACCGTGGTCCGCACCCACGGTGACCAGGCCGCCTCGGACAAGCTGTACACCGGCGCCAACCCGATGACGGCCGATGACATCGCCGAGCAGATCTTCTGGGTGGCCAGCCTGCCGCCGCACCTCAACATCAACCGCCTGGAGCTGATGCCGGTCAGCCAGTCGTTTGCCGGCTTCCAGGTCGCCCGCGAAGGCTGA